One genomic window of Arachis stenosperma cultivar V10309 chromosome 10, arast.V10309.gnm1.PFL2, whole genome shotgun sequence includes the following:
- the LOC130955261 gene encoding uncharacterized protein LOC130955261 encodes MGLDYYRTLEVERTATDEDLKKAYRKLAMKWHPDKNPTNNKDAETKFKQISEAYEVLSDPHKRAICDQYGEDVLKGKRQPPGGGGVGGGASFFHGGDGPTMFRFNPRNAESIFAEVFGCSSPYGGMGMGRGRGMRGGYGGSWVSRSFGGIFGSDMFSSAREEATPMNQSPRRAPPIENTLLCTLEELYKGTTKKMKISREVVDASGKVIHVEEILTIEIKPGWKKGTKVTFQEKGNQQPNVIAADIVFIIDEKPHNVFTRDGNDLVVTEEISLTEAEAQSSYTVHLTTLDGRDLTIAVNNVISPNYEEVVAGEGMPFPKDPSKRGDLRIKFNILDTDKVDAGAENQN; translated from the exons ATGGGGTTGGACTACTATAGGACCTTGGAGGTAGAGAGAACTGCCACAGATGAAGACTTGAAGAAAGCTTATAGAAAGCTTGCCATGAAATGGCACCCTGATAAGAATCCAACCAACAACAAAGATGCTGAGACTAAATTCAAACAGATCTCTGAAGCCTATGAG GTTCTAAGTGATCCGCATAAGAGAGCAATTTGTGATCAATATGGAGAAGATGTCCTTAAAGGGAAAAGACAACCTcctggtggtggtggtgttggtggTGGAGCTTCATTCTTCCATGGTGGGGATGGACCAACAATGTTTAGGTTCAACCCCAGAAATGCAGAAAGCATCTTTGCTGAAGTTTTTGGATGTTCAAGCCCCTATGGAGGAATGGGAATGGGAAGGGGAAGGGGCATGAGGGGTGGTTATGGTGGATCTTGGGTGTCAAGATCCTTTGGTGGAATATTTGGCAGTGACATGTTCAGTTCAGCTAGAGAAGAAGCCACACCCATGAATCAAAGTCCACGCAGGGCTCCTCCCATTGAAAACACACTACTTTGCACCCTTGAGGAACTCTACAAGGGCACTACCAAAAAGATGAAGATTTCAAGGGAAGTTGTGGATGCAAGTGG GAAAGTTATTCATGTGGAGGAAATCTTGACCATTGAAATCAAACCTGGCTggaaaaagggaacaaaagtCACATTCCAGGAGAAAGGAAACCAGCAGCCAAATGTAATTGCTGCAGATATTGTGTTCATCATTGATGAGAAGCCTCACAATGTGTTTACAAGAGACGGTAATGATTTGGTTGTCACAGAAGAGATATCACTTACCGAGGCTGAAGCACAATCAAGCTACACTGTCCATCTTACAACTCTAGATGGCAGGGATCTGACCATTGCTGTAAACAATGTGATTAGTCCAAACTATGAAGAGGTGGTTGCAGGAGAAGGTATGCCGTTTCCAAAGGATCCTTCAAAGAGGGGTGACCTTAGGATCAAGTTCAACATACTAGACACAGACAAGGTTGATGCTGGGGCAGAAAATCAAAACTAG
- the LOC130956277 gene encoding uncharacterized protein LOC130956277, whose translation MGIDYYKILQVEKSATDDDLKKAYRKLAMKWHPDKNPNNKKEAESKFKQISEAYEVLSDPQKRAIYDQYGEEGLKGQVPPPDAAGAGGASFFQTGNGATTFRFNPRNADDIFAEFFGFSSPFGGMGGGGSGAGAGAGAGMRGGGTRSFGGIFGDDIFSSFGEGRAMSQGPRKAPPIERTLPCTLEELYKGTTKKMKISREIADASGKTLPVEEILTIEIKPGWKKGTKITFPEKGNEQPNVIAADLVFVIDEKAHRVFTRDGNDLVVTHKISLSEALTGYTVHLKTLDGRVLSIPINNVIHPSYEEVVPGEGMPIPKDPSKKGNLRIKFDIKFPARLTSDQKTGLRKLLGP comes from the exons ATGGGGATAGACTACTATAAGATTCTGCAGGTTGAAAAGAGTGCCACAGATGATGACTTGAAGAAAGCTTATAGAAAGCTTGCCATGAAATGGCACCCTGATAAGAATCCAAACAATAAGAAAGAAGCCGAGTCTAAATTCAAGCAGATATCCGAAGCCTATGAG GTTCTGAGTGATCCACAGAAGAGAGCAATTTATGATCAATATGGAGAAGAAGGGCTAAAAGGGCAAGTGCCACCTCCAGATGCAGCAGGTGCAGGTGGTGCTTCATTCTTCCAAACTGGTAATGGGGCAACAACGTTCAGATTCAATCCCAGGAATGCAGATGACATATTTGCCGAGTTCTTTGGATTTTCAAGCCCCTTCGGGGGAATGGGAGGTGGTGGTTCCGGTGCCGGTGCCGGTGCCGGTGCCGGCATGAGAGGCGGTGGAACAAGGTCATTTGGTGGAATCTTTGGTGATGATATATTCAGTTCATTTGGAGAAGGAAGGGCAATGAGTCAGGGTCCACGGAAGGCACCTCCTATAGAAAGAACATTGCCTTGCACCCTTGAAGAACTTTATAAGGGCACTACCAAAAAGATGAAGATCTCAAGGGAAATTGCTGATGCAAGCGG TAAAACTTTGCCGGTGGAGGAAATCTTAACCATAGAAATAAAACCGGGGTGGAAGAAAGGGACAAAGATAACGTTTCCGGAGAAAGGAAACGAGCAACCAAATGTGATTGCTGCAGATCTTGTGTTTGTGATTGATGAGAAAGCACACCGTGTGTTCACAAGAGATGGAAATGACTTGGTTGTGACACACAAGATTTCGCTTTCTGAAGCTCTCACAGGTTACACTGTCCATTTGAAAACTCTAGATGGCAGGGTTCTTAGCATTCCCATAAACAATGTGATTCATCCAAGCTATGAAGAAGTGGTTCCTGGGGAAGGAATGCCAATTCCCAAAGATCCTTCTAAGAAGGGTAACCTTAGGATCAAGTTTGATATCAAGTTCCCAGCAAGGTTGACATCTGACCAAAAGACTGGACTTAGGAAACTTCTGGGGCCATAA